A single region of the Phycisphaerae bacterium RAS1 genome encodes:
- the lnt_1 gene encoding Apolipoprotein N-acyltransferase, which produces MKNRTLPAGAASTAAAGVPSASHDARGFALAGGLSVVLLTWLFPAYGLWPLAFVALAPWALAVCRTHRAWVVHWLTFAVGWTFFLVGLRWLMPVTGLGYAALAFYLTLYWALTAWAMRTALRHGISPVWSLPVVWVACEYLRAWVMSGFPWLFLAHGLYAQTWLIQISDITGAYGVSFAAALVNGLIVEAALCHGRWALPGRSRKQLGAGAVTTILVLAGMVIYGIVRTSGVQFRVGPRVAVVQGDFPLVSTPPYGAPGPVVLASYLALTAAASLDQPDLLALPESVWNATQNRDFLALEPQAIDDIKPITWTYGRLCDKAVSAAARGDYPAAADVIKTMKRWYDKDEKFAELPQAPHPPTTIVCGAMSVEAFPEAVDPKKKRFNSALIYDPDGSQRADRYDKIHLVPFGEAVPFRTSFRRLYNWLNSLSPFSDGGKNHYSLWSGAKFTVFDLHYSGGNVRFATPICYEDVMPYIIRRFVWGGGQRQVDFLVSISNDAWFLYSHELPQHLAICVFRAVENRVAIARAVNTGISGFIDPNGRVHSVVEKDGRRVGIGIVGHRTHAIELDSRDSFYGRTGDWFAGICLALATGLWLAAIFERWVLAVKARLAAMLARTPA; this is translated from the coding sequence ATGAAGAATCGCACGCTGCCAGCCGGCGCCGCCTCGACTGCCGCCGCAGGCGTGCCCTCCGCGTCTCACGACGCGCGCGGGTTCGCGCTCGCCGGCGGCCTGTCGGTCGTCCTGCTCACGTGGCTCTTCCCGGCCTATGGCCTGTGGCCGCTCGCGTTTGTCGCGCTGGCGCCGTGGGCGCTGGCCGTCTGCCGCACGCATCGCGCCTGGGTGGTCCATTGGCTGACCTTTGCCGTCGGCTGGACCTTCTTCCTGGTCGGCTTGCGCTGGCTGATGCCCGTGACCGGCCTGGGCTACGCGGCGCTCGCGTTCTACCTGACCCTCTACTGGGCGCTCACCGCCTGGGCCATGCGCACCGCCCTGCGGCACGGCATTTCGCCGGTCTGGTCGCTGCCGGTCGTGTGGGTCGCGTGCGAATACCTGCGAGCATGGGTGATGAGCGGATTCCCGTGGCTCTTCCTCGCCCACGGGCTGTATGCGCAGACGTGGCTCATTCAGATCAGCGACATCACCGGCGCCTACGGCGTCTCGTTCGCCGCCGCCCTGGTGAATGGGCTGATCGTCGAGGCCGCGCTGTGCCACGGCCGCTGGGCCCTGCCCGGTCGCAGCCGGAAACAGCTTGGCGCCGGCGCCGTGACGACGATCCTTGTGCTCGCCGGAATGGTTATCTACGGAATCGTGCGCACCAGCGGCGTGCAATTCCGCGTCGGCCCGCGCGTCGCAGTCGTGCAGGGCGATTTTCCGCTGGTCAGCACGCCGCCCTACGGCGCCCCGGGACCGGTCGTACTCGCCAGCTACCTGGCGCTCACCGCCGCGGCCTCGCTCGACCAGCCCGACCTGCTCGCGCTGCCCGAAAGCGTCTGGAACGCGACGCAGAACCGCGACTTCCTCGCGCTGGAGCCGCAGGCCATCGACGACATCAAGCCGATCACCTGGACCTACGGCCGGCTGTGCGACAAGGCGGTCTCCGCCGCCGCCCGCGGCGACTACCCCGCGGCGGCCGACGTGATCAAGACCATGAAGCGCTGGTACGACAAGGATGAGAAGTTCGCCGAGTTGCCGCAGGCCCCTCACCCGCCGACGACCATCGTCTGCGGCGCCATGTCGGTCGAAGCCTTCCCCGAAGCCGTCGATCCGAAGAAAAAGCGCTTCAATTCGGCCCTGATTTACGATCCCGACGGCTCACAGCGGGCCGATCGCTACGACAAAATACACCTGGTTCCCTTCGGCGAGGCCGTCCCCTTCCGCACCAGCTTCCGCCGGCTCTACAACTGGCTGAATTCCCTCAGCCCCTTCAGCGACGGCGGCAAGAACCACTACAGCCTCTGGTCCGGCGCCAAGTTCACCGTGTTCGATCTGCACTACAGCGGCGGTAACGTCCGCTTCGCCACCCCCATCTGCTATGAAGACGTCATGCCTTACATCATCCGCCGCTTCGTCTGGGGCGGCGGACAGCGGCAGGTCGATTTCCTGGTCAGCATCAGCAACGACGCCTGGTTCCTTTACAGCCACGAGTTGCCGCAACACCTGGCAATCTGCGTCTTCCGCGCCGTCGAGAATCGCGTCGCGATCGCGCGCGCCGTGAACACCGGCATCAGCGGCTTTATCGACCCGAACGGGCGCGTCCACAGCGTCGTAGAGAAAGACGGCCGCCGCGTCGGAATCGGAATTGTCGGACACCGCACCCACGCAATCGAGTTGGATAGCCGCGACAGCTTCTACGGCCGCACCGGAGACTGGTTCGCCGGAATCTGCCTCGCTCTGGCCACCGGCCTGTGGCTGGCGGCGATCTTCGAGCGCTGGGTGTTGGCGGTCAAAGCGCGCCTGGCGGCGATGTTGGCCCGAACCCCTGCGTAG
- the moeA gene encoding Molybdopterin molybdenumtransferase encodes MPPLPLKNAYARQVWDLLAEQVRPAAPTDRPLDGLLGATLAEDVRAQSDFPPFDRAIMDGYAVLSADFADGPRALQLSGLARAGGDAAAPLTSGTCVQINTGAPIPPGADAIVIVENSRGAAGETPAPLNSSTQVFLDDRPSPGQHIERRGAIVRTGDLLIRGGTRIGPGELATVAAGGRRALRAFEAPTVALLSTGDELVDPGDQPGPGQIIDSNSIALSGCVRDAGGRPTLLGRCPDEPNLLQQRLRDALRHRIACVTGGMSKGTHDLVPAAFESLGVAWLVESLKLKPGKPTRIGRGPQGQWIVGLPGNPVSCVVCFLLLVRPIIDGLSGRPPAPPPHFSGMLNADLPANGSRPMYQPAEWRAGPRGEVTVTPNPWRGSGDPFGLCGANALLYRPENALPAARGDQVLFIPFGLP; translated from the coding sequence ATGCCGCCCCTTCCCCTGAAAAACGCCTACGCCCGACAGGTCTGGGATCTGCTAGCCGAACAGGTCCGCCCCGCAGCGCCGACCGACCGGCCGCTGGACGGGTTGCTGGGGGCGACGCTGGCCGAAGACGTTCGCGCCCAGTCCGATTTCCCGCCTTTCGACCGGGCCATCATGGATGGCTACGCCGTGCTCTCCGCCGACTTCGCCGATGGCCCGCGCGCCCTGCAGCTTTCCGGGCTGGCGCGGGCGGGCGGAGACGCCGCGGCGCCGCTGACGAGCGGCACGTGCGTGCAGATCAACACCGGCGCCCCGATTCCTCCTGGCGCCGACGCGATCGTCATTGTGGAGAATTCGCGCGGTGCGGCGGGCGAGACGCCCGCACCACTCAACTCGAGCACGCAAGTATTCCTCGACGATCGGCCCAGCCCCGGCCAGCACATCGAACGCCGCGGCGCGATTGTCAGAACAGGCGACCTGCTCATCCGCGGCGGCACGCGCATCGGCCCCGGCGAGCTCGCCACCGTCGCCGCCGGCGGCCGTCGCGCGCTGCGCGCGTTCGAAGCGCCCACCGTCGCACTGCTCTCCACCGGCGACGAGCTCGTCGACCCCGGCGATCAGCCCGGCCCCGGGCAGATCATCGACAGCAACAGCATCGCCCTCAGCGGCTGCGTGCGTGACGCCGGCGGAAGGCCGACCCTGCTTGGCCGCTGCCCGGATGAACCCAACCTGCTCCAGCAGCGCCTCCGCGACGCCCTCCGTCACCGCATCGCCTGCGTCACCGGCGGCATGTCGAAAGGCACGCACGACCTGGTCCCCGCCGCGTTCGAATCGCTGGGCGTCGCCTGGCTGGTCGAAAGCCTCAAGCTCAAGCCCGGAAAGCCGACCCGCATCGGCCGCGGGCCGCAGGGACAGTGGATCGTCGGCCTGCCCGGCAACCCGGTCAGTTGCGTCGTCTGCTTCCTGCTCCTCGTGCGGCCGATCATCGACGGCCTCAGCGGCCGCCCGCCCGCGCCCCCGCCGCACTTTTCGGGTATGTTGAACGCCGACCTGCCCGCCAACGGCAGCCGGCCGATGTACCAGCCGGCCGAGTGGCGCGCCGGTCCGCGCGGTGAAGTAACCGTGACGCCCAATCCGTGGCGCGGCTCGGGCGACCCCTTCGGGCTTTGCGGCGCCAACGCGCTGCTCTACAGACCGGAAAACGCCCTGCCGGCGGCCCGCGGCGACCAGGTGTTGTTCATCCCATTCGGCCTGCCCTGA
- the cpt_2 gene encoding Carboxypeptidase T precursor, producing MRNTGSVGPLRPTAQRAVSDDVGHTRSTLQTPPRPAPCALLPWIAAAATLLTLAAPAAAQDGYNAPAKVEIAWNRLHDYDEITAALKQLVAAYPDLIKLESIGKSVEGRDMWLVTLNVARTGADTVKPAMYIDGNIHGNEVQAAEVVLYSIWYLTKSYGKVEQLTQLMDRASFYFIPMVNPDGRAYWFGAPNTGSSSRTGKKPVDNDGDGLFDEDPPNDLDGDGRLLMMRREDPNGRMRESPEDYRLMVQVDPQQPGDYKRYTMLGMEGLDDDGDGLFNEDGPGGYDPNRNWPAAWQPDYVQFGAGDYPLSLPESKSIADFLVAHPNIAGVQAYHNAAGMMLRGPGVQAREAEYPPADLRAYDRIGKRGERIIPFYTYSVIYKDLYDVHGGFINWTAEELGIISFTNELWTDRNLYGNKEGATQKEELEFNDYVMFGQSYVPWKKFKHPLYGDVELGGFVKMTGRVPPSFHLEEECHRNFAFTVYHAQQMPLIELTNVEVAPLGGGLSRVRVDVCNRRAIATTTAQAARRRYGPRDSIELSGDGLKVVAGGTIENRFTSPLTFVEHHPERIWIDDGIPGEGFRTFEWIVSGGGEAQIRFNGPRVGSRSLGCSVK from the coding sequence GTGAGAAATACCGGTAGCGTCGGACCTCTGCGTCCGACGGCGCAACGAGCAGTGAGTGACGACGTCGGACACACACGTTCGACGCTACAGACGCCCCCGCGCCCTGCGCCCTGCGCCCTGCTCCCATGGATCGCGGCCGCGGCGACGCTTCTCACACTCGCCGCTCCTGCGGCCGCCCAGGACGGCTACAACGCCCCCGCCAAAGTCGAGATCGCCTGGAACCGGCTGCACGACTACGACGAAATCACCGCGGCGCTCAAGCAGCTCGTCGCCGCCTACCCCGATCTGATCAAGCTCGAGTCGATCGGCAAGAGCGTTGAAGGCCGCGACATGTGGCTGGTCACGCTGAACGTCGCCAGGACCGGCGCGGATACGGTCAAGCCGGCCATGTACATCGACGGCAACATCCACGGCAACGAAGTGCAGGCGGCGGAAGTCGTGCTCTACTCGATCTGGTATCTCACGAAGAGCTACGGCAAGGTCGAGCAGCTCACCCAGCTCATGGACCGGGCCTCGTTCTACTTCATCCCGATGGTCAATCCGGACGGCCGCGCCTACTGGTTCGGCGCCCCCAACACCGGCAGCTCGTCGCGCACCGGAAAAAAGCCGGTCGATAACGACGGCGACGGCCTCTTCGACGAAGACCCGCCCAACGACCTCGACGGCGACGGCCGGCTGCTCATGATGCGCCGCGAAGACCCCAACGGCCGCATGCGCGAATCCCCCGAAGACTATCGGCTGATGGTCCAAGTCGATCCGCAGCAGCCCGGCGACTACAAGCGCTACACCATGCTCGGCATGGAGGGCCTCGACGACGACGGCGACGGACTTTTCAACGAAGACGGCCCCGGCGGCTACGACCCCAACCGCAACTGGCCCGCCGCCTGGCAGCCGGACTACGTCCAGTTCGGCGCCGGCGACTACCCGCTCAGCCTGCCCGAGTCCAAGTCCATCGCCGACTTTCTGGTCGCCCATCCAAACATCGCCGGCGTCCAGGCCTATCACAACGCCGCCGGGATGATGCTCCGCGGCCCGGGCGTGCAGGCGCGCGAGGCCGAGTATCCGCCCGCCGATCTGCGGGCCTACGACCGCATCGGCAAGCGCGGCGAACGCATCATTCCCTTCTACACCTACTCGGTGATCTACAAAGACCTGTACGACGTGCACGGCGGCTTCATCAACTGGACCGCCGAGGAGCTGGGCATCATCAGCTTCACCAACGAGCTCTGGACCGACCGCAATCTCTACGGCAACAAAGAGGGCGCCACGCAGAAAGAGGAACTGGAGTTCAACGATTACGTCATGTTCGGCCAGTCCTACGTGCCCTGGAAGAAGTTCAAGCATCCCCTTTACGGCGACGTCGAGCTGGGCGGCTTTGTCAAAATGACCGGCCGCGTCCCGCCGTCGTTTCATCTCGAAGAGGAGTGTCACCGCAACTTCGCGTTCACCGTCTACCACGCCCAGCAGATGCCGCTTATCGAGCTGACGAATGTCGAGGTCGCGCCGCTGGGCGGCGGCCTGTCGCGCGTCCGCGTCGACGTCTGCAACCGCCGCGCCATCGCGACTACCACCGCCCAGGCCGCCCGCCGCCGCTACGGACCGCGCGACAGCATCGAGCTGAGCGGCGACGGTTTGAAAGTGGTCGCCGGCGGGACGATTGAGAATCGCTTCACGTCACCGCTGACGTTCGTCGAGCACCATCCGGAGCGAATCTGGATCGACGACGGCATTCCCGGCGAAGGCTTCCGCACATTCGAGTGGATCGTCTCCGGCGGCGGCGAAGCGCAGATTCGCTTCAACGGCCCGCGCGTCGGCAGCCGCAGCCTTGGCTGCAGCGTGAAGTAA
- a CDS encoding Zinc carboxypeptidase — MTYPHSRPARPAFLLTAALLSATATADDGGYRKYAEQVAALKAAATQAGPAAKLIKLSDTAQKREVWALALAAPAATEPDHRPAILIVGGIDADSPTGTEAAFRVAAKLIDSLTKEPDGPAARSLACRTVYIVPCVDPDGYDAMFETPAQERRANGRPLDEDRDGRTDEDGPNDLNADGRISVMRVRDPAGEWIADPDEPRLMKKADRAKGQKGEFKLLVEGIDDDGDGQINEDGPGGVDCDRNWPHLFEAGTAECGLHPLSEPQTRALADFVLAHRNIVLACVYGRNDNIVQVAKAGDKQPDGKPYRDMHPDDKPLFDTLSEKFKKTSRLGSSFGGKPEGAFYSWLYAQQGVFTLAITPWITPEPPASQPASGPASAPAGDGPGGAKKPDDAGPSPGGGPSSPGPGGGPPGRGARGGRGRGAGMFPGGPPGGAPSSEAAAKDTAARETGVAATVECSDSNKKWLGYNDRTPDKKGFIAWTAVDHPEFGKVEIGGFAPYFKTAAPAADLTAIADQQFAALLELSDLLPAPAFLPAVVKDHGAGVWEVRLRLTNAGFLPTHSAMALHAQQPGWVIRPQLPSERIIGGRRMERVENIPGSGGLAEVRWLIRGAPDEKVAFTAYNRVHGELPTEVVLKMTPPTTEVRP, encoded by the coding sequence ATGACCTACCCGCACTCTCGACCCGCACGCCCGGCATTCCTGCTCACGGCGGCACTGCTGTCTGCGACGGCGACAGCCGACGACGGCGGCTACCGTAAGTACGCCGAACAGGTCGCTGCTCTCAAGGCCGCCGCAACCCAAGCCGGCCCCGCCGCGAAGCTCATCAAGCTCAGCGACACGGCCCAGAAGCGCGAAGTCTGGGCGCTGGCGCTCGCCGCCCCCGCGGCAACCGAACCCGACCACCGCCCGGCGATCCTGATCGTCGGCGGAATCGACGCCGACAGCCCTACTGGCACAGAAGCCGCGTTTCGTGTCGCCGCGAAACTGATCGACAGCCTGACGAAAGAGCCGGACGGCCCGGCGGCAAGGTCGCTCGCCTGCCGAACGGTTTACATCGTTCCCTGCGTCGACCCGGACGGCTACGACGCCATGTTCGAAACGCCCGCGCAGGAACGCCGTGCCAACGGTCGCCCGCTTGACGAAGATCGCGACGGGCGCACCGACGAGGACGGCCCGAACGACCTGAATGCCGACGGCCGAATCAGCGTCATGCGCGTCCGCGATCCGGCCGGCGAGTGGATCGCCGATCCGGACGAGCCGCGGCTCATGAAGAAAGCCGACCGCGCCAAGGGGCAGAAGGGCGAATTCAAGCTGCTGGTCGAGGGCATCGACGACGACGGCGACGGGCAGATCAATGAGGACGGCCCCGGCGGAGTGGACTGCGATCGCAACTGGCCGCATCTGTTCGAAGCGGGCACGGCCGAGTGCGGCCTGCACCCGCTCTCCGAGCCGCAGACGCGGGCGCTGGCCGACTTCGTCCTGGCCCATCGCAACATCGTGCTGGCCTGCGTCTACGGGCGCAATGACAACATCGTGCAGGTCGCCAAGGCCGGCGACAAGCAGCCCGACGGCAAGCCGTACCGCGACATGCATCCCGACGACAAGCCGCTCTTTGACACCCTTTCCGAGAAATTCAAGAAGACATCGCGCCTGGGCAGTTCGTTCGGCGGCAAGCCGGAAGGCGCGTTCTATTCATGGCTGTACGCACAGCAGGGCGTCTTCACGCTCGCGATCACCCCGTGGATCACGCCCGAGCCGCCCGCCTCGCAACCCGCATCAGGACCGGCTTCCGCTCCGGCGGGCGACGGCCCCGGCGGCGCGAAAAAGCCCGACGACGCCGGTCCATCCCCCGGCGGCGGACCATCCAGTCCCGGGCCGGGCGGCGGACCACCCGGACGCGGCGCTCGCGGCGGTCGCGGCCGAGGCGCAGGGATGTTCCCCGGCGGCCCCCCGGGCGGCGCTCCGTCCAGCGAAGCGGCAGCGAAAGACACCGCGGCCCGCGAAACCGGCGTTGCAGCCACGGTCGAATGTTCCGATTCGAACAAGAAATGGCTTGGCTACAACGACCGCACGCCGGACAAAAAGGGATTCATCGCCTGGACCGCGGTCGATCATCCTGAATTCGGAAAAGTCGAAATCGGCGGCTTCGCGCCCTATTTCAAGACCGCCGCGCCCGCCGCCGATCTGACCGCCATCGCCGATCAGCAATTCGCGGCGCTGCTGGAACTGAGCGATCTGCTGCCAGCGCCCGCGTTCCTCCCCGCGGTGGTGAAAGACCACGGCGCCGGTGTGTGGGAAGTGCGTCTGCGACTCACCAACGCGGGCTTCCTGCCGACGCACTCCGCCATGGCGCTGCACGCGCAGCAGCCCGGCTGGGTGATCCGACCCCAGCTTCCCAGCGAGCGAATCATCGGCGGACGACGCATGGAACGCGTCGAGAATATCCCCGGCAGCGGCGGCTTGGCGGAAGTGCGCTGGCTGATCCGCGGCGCGCCGGACGAGAAAGTCGCCTTCACCGCGTACAACCGCGTGCACGGCGAATTGCCGACCGAGGTCGTCTTGAAAATGACGCCGCCGACTACGGAGGTGCGCCCGTGA
- the hypE_1 gene encoding Hydrogenase isoenzymes formation protein HypE — MPFPDLSISMAHGAGGTASRRLVEEVFKPAFANPALDALADAAILDVQNLRLAFTTDCFVVRPLVFPGGSIGELAINGTVNDLAVSGATPIAIAAGFIIEDGLDAGVLRREVAAMARAARQARVAIVAGDTKVVERGKADGLYITASGIGCVDPLWRLGPQHVRPGDAVLLSGPIADHGISILLARHELALDEPVRSDTRPLTALISALRDATGQNVRWMRDATRGGVATVLNELAQAAGAGVQLEEARIPVSEPVRQACELLGLDPLHVANEGQFVAVIAPQAADRALTALRSVAGDEAAAIVGRITDDAARRVLCRSALGATRVIEMLTGDPLPRIC; from the coding sequence ATGCCCTTTCCCGACCTGTCCATCAGCATGGCCCACGGCGCGGGCGGGACGGCCAGCCGGCGGCTGGTCGAAGAAGTCTTCAAGCCCGCCTTCGCCAACCCCGCGCTCGACGCCCTCGCGGACGCCGCAATTCTCGATGTTCAAAATCTGCGCCTTGCGTTCACAACCGACTGTTTCGTCGTCCGCCCGCTCGTGTTTCCCGGCGGATCGATCGGCGAGCTGGCCATCAACGGCACGGTCAACGACCTCGCGGTCAGCGGCGCGACCCCGATTGCGATCGCCGCCGGCTTCATCATCGAAGACGGGCTGGACGCCGGCGTCCTGCGACGCGAGGTGGCGGCCATGGCGCGCGCCGCCCGGCAGGCGCGCGTCGCGATCGTCGCCGGCGACACGAAGGTCGTCGAACGCGGAAAGGCCGACGGACTCTACATCACCGCCAGCGGCATCGGCTGCGTCGATCCGCTCTGGCGGCTCGGACCGCAGCACGTCCGCCCCGGGGACGCGGTGCTGCTCTCCGGGCCGATCGCCGATCACGGCATCTCGATCCTGCTCGCGCGGCATGAGCTCGCGCTCGACGAACCGGTTCGCTCCGACACGCGCCCGCTCACTGCGCTGATCTCCGCGCTTCGCGACGCCACCGGACAGAACGTGCGCTGGATGCGCGACGCAACGCGCGGCGGCGTCGCGACCGTGCTGAACGAGCTGGCGCAGGCGGCCGGCGCCGGCGTGCAGCTCGAAGAAGCCCGGATTCCCGTGAGTGAGCCTGTGCGCCAGGCGTGCGAACTGCTCGGGCTCGATCCGCTGCACGTCGCCAACGAAGGGCAGTTTGTCGCGGTAATTGCGCCGCAGGCGGCTGATCGGGCCCTGACGGCGCTGCGCAGCGTCGCGGGCGACGAAGCCGCGGCGATCGTCGGACGCATTACTGATGACGCCGCCCGGCGCGTCTTGTGCCGCAGCGCGCTCGGCGCCACGCGCGTCATCGAGATGCTCACCGGCGACCCGCTGCCGCGCATCTGCTGA
- the aroC gene encoding Chorismate synthase, giving the protein MSELTCRTAGESHGPALTVLIEGMPAGVSVDLALINAELRRRQGGYGRGGRQKIEQDAAVPLAGVRRGLTTGAPIVLQIPNKDSRLDDAPPVHRPRPGHADLAGSLKWLTTDCRETLERASARETAARTAAGALAMCLLREFDVKSVGFVAEIGPVRGAIAEDAGAEALVAARENDAYCPDAAAAAAMIEAIRDAKKAGDTVGGVVEVRVFNLPPGLGSCASYPQKLDGRLMQAVGAIQAIKGVEIGLGFEAARQPGSAVHDAIHFDPSQRSTPNFGFTRPTNRAGGLEGGMTNGQVLVVRAAMKPISTLMQGMDSVNLQTLQPQRSDYERSDVCAVPAASVVAQNVVAFEVARAWLDKFAGDTLHEVRAAYQAYAAAARR; this is encoded by the coding sequence GTGTCCGAACTCACCTGTCGCACCGCCGGCGAATCGCATGGCCCGGCGCTCACCGTGCTTATCGAGGGCATGCCCGCCGGCGTCAGCGTCGATCTCGCCCTCATCAACGCCGAGCTGCGCCGCAGGCAGGGCGGCTACGGCCGCGGTGGACGGCAAAAGATCGAGCAGGACGCCGCCGTGCCGCTCGCGGGCGTGCGGCGCGGGCTGACCACCGGCGCGCCGATCGTTCTTCAGATTCCCAATAAGGATTCGCGGCTCGACGACGCGCCACCCGTTCACCGCCCGCGCCCGGGGCACGCCGACCTGGCCGGCAGTCTGAAGTGGCTCACGACCGATTGCCGCGAGACGCTGGAGCGCGCCTCGGCCCGCGAGACCGCCGCTCGCACCGCCGCCGGGGCCCTGGCGATGTGCCTGCTGCGCGAGTTCGACGTTAAGAGCGTCGGCTTTGTGGCGGAAATCGGGCCGGTGCGCGGAGCCATCGCGGAGGACGCCGGCGCCGAGGCCCTCGTCGCTGCCCGCGAGAACGACGCGTATTGCCCGGATGCCGCGGCTGCGGCGGCGATGATCGAGGCGATTCGCGACGCGAAGAAGGCCGGCGACACCGTGGGAGGCGTCGTGGAAGTGCGTGTGTTCAATCTTCCGCCAGGATTGGGGTCGTGCGCGTCATACCCGCAGAAACTCGACGGGCGTCTGATGCAGGCCGTCGGCGCGATTCAAGCCATCAAGGGGGTCGAGATCGGTCTGGGGTTCGAGGCGGCCCGGCAGCCGGGCAGCGCGGTGCACGACGCCATCCACTTCGACCCGTCGCAGCGCAGCACGCCGAACTTCGGCTTCACACGCCCGACCAACCGTGCCGGCGGGCTGGAGGGCGGCATGACCAACGGGCAGGTGCTGGTGGTCCGCGCCGCGATGAAGCCGATCAGCACGCTCATGCAGGGGATGGACAGCGTGAATCTCCAGACGCTCCAGCCCCAGCGCAGCGATTACGAGCGCAGCGACGTCTGTGCCGTGCCCGCCGCCAGCGTGGTGGCCCAGAACGTCGTCGCGTTCGAAGTGGCCCGCGCCTGGCTCGACAAATTCGCCGGCGACACGCTCCACGAAGTTCGCGCGGCATACCAGGCGTACGCCGCCGCCGCACGCCGGTAG
- the ubiE_4 gene encoding Demethylmenaquinone methyltransferase, with protein sequence MPVSEIAGTGETPVPPKRPTQASHPSVPPKRLPKTSPGFTISGMSDTHTPGGPTPAGAPADFELIPTRLGYDRWAAIYDDEDNPLVELEFGPFGELLGDVRGLQVLDVGCGTGRHALRAASLGACVTGVDFSSEMLRRAQAKPGGGDVRWVSHDLETPLPFDSHAFHRVTSALVIDHIGNLAAYMAEMRRVCRPDGFVLLSVLHPAMMLRGVRARFTDPATGRQVRPDSHPHQISDYIMGAVRGGLRVDWMSEHTIDRAMAARSERAARYEGWPVLLMLRLRP encoded by the coding sequence TTGCCCGTGTCTGAGATCGCGGGGACGGGCGAGACGCCCGTCCCACCCAAGCGTCCCACCCAAGCGTCCCACCCAAGCGTCCCACCCAAGCGTCTCCCCAAAACGTCCCCGGGCTTTACAATCAGCGGCATGAGCGACACGCACACGCCTGGCGGACCGACACCCGCCGGCGCTCCGGCGGATTTCGAGCTGATTCCGACGCGCTTGGGCTACGATCGCTGGGCCGCGATCTACGACGACGAGGACAATCCGCTCGTCGAGCTCGAATTCGGCCCCTTCGGTGAGCTGCTGGGCGACGTGCGCGGCTTGCAGGTTCTGGATGTCGGCTGCGGAACCGGCCGGCACGCACTGCGGGCCGCCTCGCTGGGCGCTTGCGTGACCGGCGTGGATTTTTCGAGCGAGATGCTGCGCCGGGCGCAGGCCAAGCCCGGCGGCGGCGACGTCCGCTGGGTCTCGCACGATCTGGAAACACCCCTTCCATTTGACAGCCACGCGTTCCACCGGGTGACCAGCGCCCTGGTCATCGATCACATCGGCAACCTGGCGGCGTACATGGCCGAGATGCGGCGCGTCTGCCGGCCGGACGGCTTCGTGCTGCTTTCCGTGCTGCATCCGGCGATGATGCTGCGCGGCGTGCGGGCGCGATTCACCGATCCGGCGACCGGGCGGCAGGTGCGGCCGGACAGTCATCCTCACCAGATCAGCGATTACATCATGGGGGCGGTGCGGGGAGGGTTGCGAGTGGACTGGATGAGCGAGCACACGATCGATCGCGCGATGGCGGCCCGGTCGGAGCGGGCGGCGCGGTACGAGGGGTGGCCGGTGCTGTTGATGCTTCGCTTGCGGCCGTAG